A genome region from Bombilactobacillus bombi includes the following:
- a CDS encoding linear amide C-N hydrolase: MCTSIAIHADNGQVFWGRTMDMNLGMFGEDPGIDVDIINIPCGAIIASQLQPWTSKYSMMGLCAADNFNVFDGINAAGLAGGLQVLMESTHAEAEQLQARQLQPLLGEEFVTFVLTSFSSVAEIKAHIQEYGLLHHPYRRGQQRLQLPGHYMFVDETNDSVIIEPTDQGGFKLYDSIGVMTNSPEYDWHLTNLRNYLKLTNVDPIKSKKVYNDRLTLRPIETGTGYGMFGLPGDYTSPSRFVRAALLAHNLDSFTAVDGINQLYSVLKTAMIPRGLEHGHAQSPVSDYTRYWVGYDLTQRQLYVQTCQGLAFNTMKLVVNQTEITRTTLEISNDAISLN; this comes from the coding sequence ATGTGTACTAGTATTGCGATTCATGCTGATAATGGACAAGTCTTTTGGGGTCGGACAATGGATATGAATCTCGGAATGTTTGGTGAGGATCCAGGGATTGATGTTGACATTATTAATATTCCTTGTGGAGCTATAATTGCCAGTCAATTACAGCCATGGACAAGTAAATATTCGATGATGGGGCTGTGTGCGGCCGATAACTTTAATGTGTTTGATGGTATTAATGCAGCTGGTTTAGCTGGTGGCTTACAAGTTTTAATGGAGAGCACGCATGCAGAAGCTGAACAATTACAAGCACGTCAACTACAGCCCTTATTAGGCGAAGAATTTGTGACTTTTGTGTTGACTAGTTTTTCCAGTGTGGCTGAGATTAAGGCTCATATTCAAGAATATGGCTTATTGCATCATCCCTATCGGCGAGGTCAACAGCGTTTACAATTGCCTGGACATTATATGTTTGTTGATGAAACCAATGATAGCGTGATTATCGAACCAACTGACCAAGGCGGATTTAAGCTTTATGACAGTATTGGGGTGATGACTAATAGTCCTGAATATGATTGGCACTTAACTAATTTACGGAACTATTTAAAATTAACCAATGTTGATCCGATCAAAAGTAAAAAAGTTTATAATGACCGCCTAACATTAAGGCCCATTGAGACTGGCACCGGTTACGGGATGTTTGGCTTGCCAGGGGATTATACTTCACCTTCCCGTTTTGTTCGCGCAGCTTTGCTGGCGCATAATTTGGACAGTTTTACAGCAGTGGATGGGATTAATCAACTCTATTCAGTCTTAAAAACTGCCATGATTCCCAGAGGCTTAGAACATGGACACGCCCAAAGTCCGGTAAGTGATTATACGCGCTATTGGGTGGGCTATGACTTGACCCAACGCCAACTTTACGTACAGACTTGTCAAGGATTGGCATTCAATACGATGAAATTAGTAGTCAATCAAACTGAAATCACACGCACGACCTTGGAAATTTCTAATGATGCTATTTCGTTAAATTAA
- a CDS encoding type I restriction endonuclease subunit R yields MTEEAAMEAKLINRLTQGVNQWVLREDLKTVSQLWENFFRILTANNQDQLADVDLTPTEKDTIQSQLVQPNFYRAASVLVGANRQVHLHLKREDSSLPDANLLVLDNTNISGGSSVYEVVHQVQVPKNLVLDQDRRFDVSLLINGLPLIHIELKTPQQPYMKAFHQIQKYINEGKFTDIFCFVQMFVVTNGTSTRYISAGQKLNAQFLTSWVDADNNLVDNYLDFAQQVLSIPTAHKMIADYTVLDSEAHRLILLRPYQIHAIQAIFAASRQGQSGYIWHTTGSGKTLTSYKVARNLLQIPALQKTIFLIDRKDLDMQTTAAFQTYASNDTISVNETNNSYDLAEQLTDGQRNVVVTTRQKLQAIFKRLESDTLATQQYAQLKNLRLAFIVDECHRAVTPTQKRELDKFFTRQPLWYGFTGTPIFAENARAENGQDARTTEQLYGPVLHTYTIEDAIRDQAVLGFKIENQGSLSTQDESNTSQLDSVYASPEHMHTVVQKVLKLAYRKQGLMNGHRYSAIFTTSSIKQAQKYYRLFKEAIAQGEVPKRVLQVAPDFPRIAITYSISQNEAESQANQDEMKQSLADYNKMFQTNFSMGELAAYNRNVNDRLAHKKRQYQLPGQQLDLVIVVDRLLTGFDAPNLAALYLDRPPLNPQNLIQAFSRTNRIYDRGKTWGQIVTFQYPDTFSKDIDNALKLYSHGGTSTILAPDWSTSRKHYVTARKALDKYLQQPDAGATLLQATVAEQKQFVRAFQDFDKSFTAIQTYDELDHQDQLPPAERVQLDDIDVEQLEALRGTYENVIEQLRTNSEEINESDSPVDDEYELESFHTKEVDERYILALIQAYIPDNQSESIVQVDKKDFDKISEYIDDLAQTNKPLADIIRSLWLRVQQTPQQYTDQQVDQILEQLIDQESQRIMQDFAQRYKVNYESLRYVMANYDPDADVQQQRGMNDLVDKSAFQEFKSAYPQTDLTNLLQWKQQVRQEVGKYYFDKIQPLMQHS; encoded by the coding sequence ATGACTGAAGAAGCAGCAATGGAGGCTAAGTTAATTAATCGTTTGACGCAAGGAGTTAATCAATGGGTCTTGCGCGAAGATTTAAAGACGGTATCCCAATTATGGGAGAATTTTTTTCGGATTTTAACTGCTAATAATCAAGATCAATTAGCGGATGTTGACCTCACTCCCACAGAAAAAGACACAATTCAATCCCAATTGGTGCAACCTAACTTTTATCGAGCGGCGTCGGTATTAGTAGGAGCTAATCGTCAGGTGCATCTTCATTTAAAACGGGAAGATTCCAGTTTGCCAGATGCCAACTTATTAGTGTTAGACAATACGAATATTTCGGGTGGATCCTCGGTTTACGAAGTAGTGCATCAAGTTCAAGTACCGAAAAATTTGGTCTTGGATCAAGATCGTAGATTTGATGTTTCACTGTTAATTAATGGCTTGCCTTTGATTCATATCGAATTAAAGACACCCCAACAGCCTTATATGAAAGCTTTCCATCAAATTCAAAAGTATATTAATGAAGGTAAATTCACTGATATTTTTTGTTTTGTGCAAATGTTTGTAGTTACTAATGGAACCAGCACACGCTATATTTCCGCTGGACAAAAACTGAATGCTCAGTTTTTAACATCATGGGTGGATGCTGACAACAACTTAGTAGATAATTATCTTGATTTTGCTCAGCAAGTGTTATCAATTCCGACAGCTCATAAGATGATTGCTGATTACACGGTTTTAGATAGTGAAGCTCACCGACTCATTTTATTGCGGCCATATCAAATTCATGCAATTCAAGCCATTTTTGCAGCCTCACGCCAAGGTCAATCCGGCTATATTTGGCATACCACTGGCTCGGGGAAAACTTTGACTTCTTACAAGGTGGCACGTAATCTGTTGCAAATTCCTGCTTTGCAAAAGACGATTTTTTTAATAGACCGCAAAGATTTAGATATGCAGACGACTGCTGCTTTTCAGACTTATGCCAGCAATGATACAATTAGTGTCAATGAAACCAATAACAGTTACGATTTAGCAGAACAATTAACAGATGGTCAACGCAATGTGGTAGTTACTACCCGCCAAAAACTACAAGCAATTTTTAAACGTTTAGAAAGTGACACTTTAGCTACCCAGCAATACGCACAATTAAAGAATTTGCGCTTAGCGTTCATTGTGGATGAATGTCATCGCGCGGTGACGCCGACGCAAAAACGGGAATTAGATAAGTTCTTTACGCGTCAACCTTTGTGGTATGGCTTTACCGGGACACCTATTTTTGCCGAAAATGCCCGTGCAGAAAATGGACAAGATGCCCGAACCACAGAACAATTATATGGTCCGGTACTGCATACTTATACAATTGAAGATGCTATTCGGGATCAAGCAGTTTTAGGATTTAAAATTGAAAATCAGGGAAGCTTGAGCACTCAAGATGAATCTAATACATCCCAGTTAGATAGTGTTTACGCTTCACCAGAACATATGCACACAGTAGTACAAAAAGTCTTAAAATTAGCTTATCGCAAGCAAGGTTTAATGAATGGACATCGCTATTCAGCTATTTTTACTACTTCTTCAATTAAACAAGCTCAAAAGTATTATCGTCTCTTTAAAGAGGCTATTGCTCAAGGAGAAGTGCCCAAGCGAGTATTACAAGTGGCGCCTGACTTTCCACGGATAGCAATTACGTACTCAATTTCTCAAAATGAAGCTGAATCACAAGCTAATCAAGACGAAATGAAACAATCTTTAGCTGATTATAATAAAATGTTTCAAACCAACTTTTCGATGGGAGAATTGGCAGCTTATAATCGCAATGTCAATGATCGTTTAGCCCACAAAAAAAGACAATATCAACTGCCAGGGCAACAATTAGATTTAGTTATTGTAGTTGATCGGCTTTTAACTGGCTTTGATGCTCCGAACTTGGCAGCTTTATATCTGGACCGTCCTCCATTAAATCCGCAAAATTTGATTCAAGCTTTTTCCAGAACTAATCGAATTTATGACCGCGGTAAAACTTGGGGACAGATTGTCACTTTTCAATATCCCGATACTTTTAGTAAAGACATTGATAACGCACTAAAGCTTTATTCACATGGAGGAACCAGTACAATTTTGGCTCCTGATTGGTCAACTTCTCGCAAACATTATGTGACTGCTCGTAAGGCTTTGGATAAATATTTACAACAACCAGATGCTGGTGCGACTCTTTTACAAGCGACAGTTGCCGAACAAAAACAATTTGTGCGTGCTTTTCAAGATTTTGATAAGAGTTTTACGGCCATTCAAACTTATGACGAATTAGATCACCAAGATCAACTTCCACCCGCAGAACGCGTACAATTAGATGATATTGATGTTGAACAATTAGAAGCTTTGCGTGGCACTTATGAAAATGTCATTGAACAATTGCGGACTAATAGCGAAGAAATCAATGAATCAGATTCACCAGTTGATGATGAATATGAGTTGGAATCCTTTCATACTAAAGAAGTCGATGAGCGTTATATTTTAGCTTTAATTCAAGCATATATTCCTGATAATCAATCAGAATCAATTGTTCAAGTTGATAAAAAGGACTTCGATAAAATTAGTGAATATATTGATGATTTAGCACAGACTAATAAACCATTAGCTGATATTATCCGTTCATTATGGCTGCGAGTGCAACAAACTCCCCAACAGTACACTGATCAACAAGTAGATCAGATTTTGGAACAATTAATTGATCAGGAAAGTCAACGGATAATGCAAGATTTTGCTCAGCGCTATAAGGTTAATTATGAAAGCTTGCGCTATGTGATGGCTAATTATGATCCAGATGCAGATGTACAACAACAACGAGGAATGAATGATTTAGTTGATAAATCAGCTTTTCAAGAGTTTAAGAGTGCTTATCCTCAAACTGATTTAACTAATTTATTGCAGTGGAAGCAACAAGTTCGACAAGAAGTTGGTAAATATTATTTTGATAAGATTCAGCCTTTAATGCAACACAGTTAA
- a CDS encoding restriction endonuclease subunit S, protein MRKWKQMKVEKLVPKIRFQGFTEEWEAKKLGEILLKIGDGLHGTPIYNINGNTAFVNGNNLINGKIVINKETKMVDNFQQSKNDKSLNDNTILMSINGTIGNLAYYNNENVMLSKSVAFLETNKYSKLFIYQLLQSEQIIYYFINNLTGTTIKNLGLKIIRKTPCKVPKEKMEQENIGNLLKKIDQLIALQQQKIALLELLKKAFLQKMFASENQKVPEIRFVGFNDEWEHEKLVNLGHAFSGLSGKSKKDFGHGKAKFVTYMNVFKNPLASLLEVEPIEIDNKQHEIKYGDVFFTISSETPMEVGMSSVWKYNSPNVYLNSFCFGYRLDYNFDLNYLAFMLRSNDFRKKVIILAQGISRFNISKNKLLNIEIFFPMLKEQQKIGVFFEELDQLISTNNHKLTNLKSLKKSLLQNMFI, encoded by the coding sequence ATGAGAAAGTGGAAACAGATGAAAGTAGAAAAGTTAGTCCCCAAAATTAGATTTCAAGGATTTACGGAGGAGTGGGAAGCAAAAAAATTAGGAGAAATATTATTAAAAATTGGGGATGGACTGCACGGGACTCCGATTTATAATATTAATGGTAATACAGCCTTTGTTAATGGTAATAATCTAATTAATGGAAAAATTGTTATTAATAAAGAAACAAAAATGGTTGATAACTTTCAACAATCTAAAAATGATAAATCATTAAATGATAATACAATATTAATGTCTATTAATGGAACTATTGGAAATTTAGCATATTATAATAATGAGAATGTGATGTTAAGCAAAAGTGTAGCATTTTTAGAAACTAATAAGTATTCTAAACTATTCATTTATCAATTACTACAAAGTGAACAGATTATATATTATTTTATTAATAATTTAACAGGAACAACAATAAAAAACTTGGGTTTGAAAATTATTAGAAAAACTCCATGTAAAGTTCCTAAAGAAAAAATGGAACAGGAAAATATTGGTAATTTACTAAAAAAAATCGATCAACTAATAGCTCTGCAACAGCAAAAAATTGCTCTCTTGGAACTACTCAAGAAAGCTTTTTTGCAGAAGATGTTTGCTAGTGAAAACCAAAAGGTACCAGAAATTCGTTTTGTGGGATTTAATGATGAATGGGAACATGAAAAATTAGTTAATCTAGGACATGCTTTTTCAGGGTTATCAGGTAAATCTAAAAAAGATTTTGGACATGGAAAAGCTAAATTTGTAACTTATATGAATGTTTTTAAAAATCCTTTAGCTTCATTATTAGAAGTTGAGCCAATTGAAATTGATAATAAACAACATGAAATAAAGTATGGGGATGTTTTTTTTACAATATCTTCTGAAACTCCAATGGAAGTTGGTATGTCCAGTGTTTGGAAATATAATTCTCCAAATGTTTATCTTAATAGTTTTTGTTTTGGATATAGGCTTGATTATAATTTTGATTTAAATTATCTTGCATTTATGCTACGTTCTAATGATTTTAGAAAAAAAGTTATTATTCTAGCTCAAGGAATTTCAAGATTTAATATATCAAAAAATAAATTGTTGAATATTGAGATTTTCTTTCCTATGTTAAAAGAGCAACAAAAAATTGGTGTTTTCTTTGAAGAATTAGACCAGTTAATATCAACTAATAACCACAAACTTACCAACTTAAAATCACTTAAGAAGTCCTTATTACAAAATATGTTTATTTAA
- a CDS encoding type I restriction-modification system subunit M has translation MTTTTNLENGLFSAADALRSKMDANQYKDYLLGTVFYKYLSDSQLYTIAELLGEDEATLTQAQQLYEQNASNTDLIQELQATFGYVIAPEYTYTNILKAVQNHTFQLKQLGDAFNKLESTGKEFDGLFEDYDLYSKRLGNTAQKQADTIAGVIAAIGKLEIVKTSGDSLGDAYEYLISQFASESGKKAGEFYTPQKVSELLTRLTLVDKDYSKGMTVYDPAMGSGSLLLNFRNYVKHPDRITYYGQEINTSTYNLARMNMILHHVEMANQVLRNGDTLDEDWPAEEVTNFDAVVMNPPYSLKWSAAEGFKEDPRFAAYGVLPPKSKADYAFLLHGFYHLKHSGAMAIVLPHGILFRGGTEGKIRQKLLENGAIAAIIGLPANLFYSTSIPTTIVVLKKDKTDRNVLFIDASKEFEKVKTQNVLRESDIQRIIDTYQKRVDVDKYAHLATFEEIQENEFNLNIPRYVDTFEEEEPVDVNQLLTQMKAIKQEEAQLTDQINTMMAELVGTTPEAKATLDLLKEVLK, from the coding sequence ATGACCACTACAACTAACTTAGAAAATGGATTGTTTAGTGCTGCAGACGCTTTACGTTCTAAAATGGATGCCAATCAATATAAAGATTATCTATTAGGAACAGTCTTTTACAAATATTTATCTGATAGCCAATTGTATACAATAGCGGAATTATTAGGTGAAGACGAAGCAACGCTCACTCAAGCACAGCAACTTTATGAACAAAATGCATCCAACACGGATCTTATTCAAGAACTACAAGCGACCTTTGGCTATGTCATTGCACCAGAGTATACCTATACAAATATTTTAAAAGCGGTTCAGAATCATACTTTTCAATTAAAACAACTAGGTGATGCCTTTAATAAACTGGAAAGTACAGGCAAAGAATTTGATGGTTTATTTGAAGATTATGACTTATATTCTAAGCGTTTGGGCAATACGGCACAAAAGCAAGCGGATACGATTGCTGGCGTCATTGCCGCTATTGGCAAATTAGAAATTGTCAAGACATCCGGAGACAGTTTAGGTGATGCTTATGAATATTTAATTAGCCAATTTGCCTCTGAATCGGGTAAAAAGGCGGGTGAATTCTATACTCCGCAAAAGGTTTCTGAATTGTTAACCCGTTTAACTTTAGTAGATAAAGATTATAGTAAAGGAATGACTGTCTATGACCCGGCTATGGGTTCAGGTTCATTATTGTTAAATTTTCGAAACTATGTGAAACATCCCGATCGAATTACTTATTATGGTCAAGAAATCAACACTTCCACTTATAATCTAGCACGGATGAATATGATTTTGCATCATGTTGAGATGGCGAACCAAGTCTTACGGAATGGTGATACGTTGGATGAAGATTGGCCAGCTGAAGAAGTAACAAACTTTGATGCAGTAGTAATGAATCCACCTTATTCTTTAAAATGGAGCGCAGCCGAAGGCTTTAAAGAAGATCCCCGCTTTGCAGCCTATGGAGTATTACCACCTAAGTCCAAAGCTGATTATGCCTTTTTGTTGCATGGATTTTATCATTTGAAGCATAGTGGCGCGATGGCGATTGTCTTACCTCATGGTATTTTGTTTCGAGGGGGTACCGAAGGCAAAATTCGCCAAAAATTATTAGAAAATGGTGCTATTGCAGCAATTATTGGGTTACCAGCGAACTTATTCTATAGTACTAGTATTCCGACTACGATTGTCGTTTTAAAAAAGGACAAAACAGACCGGAATGTGCTCTTTATTGATGCCTCTAAAGAATTTGAAAAAGTTAAAACCCAAAATGTTCTGCGCGAAAGTGATATTCAACGCATTATTGACACTTATCAAAAACGCGTGGATGTCGACAAGTATGCTCATTTAGCTACCTTTGAAGAAATTCAAGAAAATGAATTTAACTTGAACATTCCACGGTATGTTGATACCTTTGAAGAAGAAGAACCAGTAGATGTAAATCAATTATTGACGCAGATGAAGGCTATTAAACAAGAAGAAGCGCAGTTAACAGATCAAATTAATACTATGATGGCAGAATTAGTTGGAACTACCCCAGAAGCCAAAGCCACATTAGATCTTTTAAAAGAAGTCTTAAAATAA
- a CDS encoding restriction endonuclease subunit S yields MKLKQIAQFSSGLNSLELKKSPHHAATYTNDDMEIDLCQGYWSEELPIIQKAVANAGNLIINMMTNRATVVSPLSVGKLLPQHIMQLSLDNQQVDAWYLCYVFNESHSVKRQLYSTMEGTVLRRVTATSIKNLNIKLPPLEEQRQIGKFYRTILIQERLQREYLQKLNQLYLTILNKNDLNGGK; encoded by the coding sequence ATGAAACTCAAACAAATTGCGCAATTTAGTTCTGGTTTAAACAGTTTAGAATTAAAGAAATCTCCTCATCATGCAGCTACTTATACCAATGATGATATGGAAATTGATTTGTGTCAAGGTTATTGGAGCGAAGAACTTCCAATAATACAAAAAGCGGTAGCCAATGCTGGTAATCTCATAATTAATATGATGACTAATCGAGCAACAGTTGTTTCTCCGCTATCCGTGGGAAAACTTTTACCGCAACACATTATGCAATTAAGCTTAGATAATCAACAAGTCGATGCTTGGTATTTATGCTACGTATTTAATGAATCTCATAGCGTCAAACGTCAATTATATAGTACTATGGAAGGAACAGTTTTGCGCCGTGTCACAGCCACTAGTATTAAAAATTTGAATATTAAATTGCCACCATTAGAAGAACAGCGGCAAATTGGCAAATTTTATCGTACTATCTTAATTCAGGAACGTTTACAGCGAGAATATCTACAAAAATTAAATCAGCTTTATCTCACGATTTTAAATAAAAATGACCTTAATGGAGGAAAGTAA
- a CDS encoding anti sigma factor C-terminal domain-containing protein: MDENQKFENLARKVKIKRWLWTIGLIVILVPLVMIGFDKITGHLVRQQSNQLFKQMDMRSTIMAPNIQTSDRLLADDNNQHGKIISHRYKEIDGYRIPWSSVEGRYDLFTNAMALSNVVDSHSQTQKSHKIKVLDYDRTTQTKIPLFYNNQYQAHLKADSLVKPQELPRVAQMSNYVAEVALTFKQPLTYQAIQQKLPQNLHANWYWIGTNKHNSLEVANNNYLGIQAYNNRISNHDYQDFRKLLAQAQTLGLTETFTLNNDQPYKPAQYAAYYAKKYPDLKKARFYGVIVTGQSENFKQLENADWISASSTGATIERVPYIKPEY, encoded by the coding sequence ATGGATGAAAATCAAAAATTTGAAAATTTAGCTCGCAAAGTCAAAATCAAACGGTGGCTGTGGACAATTGGCTTGATTGTGATTTTAGTACCTTTAGTAATGATTGGCTTTGACAAAATTACAGGACACTTAGTAAGGCAGCAATCTAACCAATTATTTAAACAAATGGATATGCGCTCAACAATTATGGCGCCAAACATTCAAACAAGTGATCGACTGTTAGCTGATGATAATAATCAACATGGCAAAATCATCAGCCATCGCTATAAAGAAATTGATGGTTATCGGATTCCTTGGAGTTCAGTCGAAGGACGTTATGATTTGTTCACCAATGCAATGGCGCTATCCAATGTGGTTGATAGTCATTCTCAAACTCAAAAATCTCACAAAATTAAAGTGCTGGACTATGATCGTACCACCCAAACCAAGATACCTTTGTTTTATAACAATCAATATCAAGCTCACCTTAAAGCTGATTCGTTAGTTAAACCCCAAGAACTGCCACGCGTAGCGCAAATGTCCAATTATGTAGCTGAGGTAGCCCTTACCTTTAAGCAGCCTTTAACTTATCAGGCAATTCAACAAAAGTTACCTCAAAATTTACATGCTAATTGGTATTGGATTGGGACTAATAAGCATAATAGTCTGGAAGTCGCTAATAATAACTACTTAGGTATTCAAGCCTATAATAATCGCATTAGTAATCATGATTATCAAGATTTTCGCAAGTTACTTGCCCAAGCCCAGACCTTAGGTTTAACAGAAACTTTCACTTTGAATAATGATCAACCTTACAAACCAGCCCAATATGCTGCTTACTATGCTAAAAAATATCCTGATTTAAAGAAAGCTCGGTTTTATGGAGTAATTGTCACAGGTCAAAGTGAAAACTTTAAACAATTAGAAAATGCCGATTGGATTAGTGCTAGTTCAACCGGGGCAACAATTGAACGCGTACCCTATATTAAACCAGAATATTAG
- a CDS encoding RNA polymerase sigma factor encodes MKLDGYEELIKDMLLELRNYLIRQGAQAQIAEDVIQDVFVKLLEMELILPPEQLRPYMYRMVKTKYIDTYRRQQHWQQLLERYLIPDLQRPLTEEKLSPREQQLVQVLEQLSTENQQLLRLKYVDNYSLAQMADQLQIPVAAVKMRLYRLRRKLKQLIGDEHHG; translated from the coding sequence ATGAAGCTTGATGGTTATGAAGAATTAATCAAAGATATGTTATTAGAATTACGTAATTATTTAATTAGGCAGGGAGCCCAAGCGCAAATCGCGGAGGATGTCATTCAAGATGTCTTTGTTAAATTACTCGAAATGGAATTAATTTTGCCGCCAGAACAATTGCGCCCCTATATGTATCGCATGGTAAAAACGAAGTACATTGATACTTATCGCCGTCAGCAACATTGGCAACAATTGCTGGAAAGATATCTTATTCCTGACCTCCAACGGCCATTAACAGAAGAAAAATTATCACCACGAGAGCAGCAATTAGTTCAAGTATTAGAACAATTGTCCACCGAAAATCAACAATTATTACGTTTAAAATATGTTGATAACTATTCGCTAGCACAAATGGCAGATCAATTACAAATCCCAGTGGCAGCTGTCAAAATGCGTTTGTATCGTCTGCGACGAAAACTTAAACAACTTATAGGAGATGAACATCATGGATGA
- a CDS encoding threonine aldolase family protein: MISFLNDYSEGAHPKVLQRLVDTNLQQATGYGTDNFTTEATAKIKDAIDCPQAKVCFLTGGTQTNQIVIDALLQSYQGVIAVDSGHINLHEAGAIEFTGHKVLTLPGKAGKLQAQTVADYVQNFYEDDSYQQMVFPGMVYISYPTEYGTLYSKQELTDLATVCHKYHLPLYIDGARLGYGLMSAAADMTIKDIAQLADVFYIGGTKIGALCGEAVVFTKNNEPEQFYSFVKRHGALLAKGRLNSLQFLELFTDNLYFDISQHAVAMALKLKQGFLDKGYQLYIDSPTNQQFFIMDNQKVQELSQQVLFTRWEKYNENQTIIRFVTSWATPEKDIDQLLDLI, translated from the coding sequence TTGATTTCATTTTTGAATGATTATTCCGAAGGTGCCCATCCCAAAGTGTTGCAACGTTTAGTGGATACCAATTTGCAACAAGCAACTGGTTATGGGACGGACAATTTTACTACTGAGGCCACAGCGAAGATTAAAGACGCCATTGATTGTCCCCAGGCCAAAGTTTGTTTTTTGACTGGTGGAACCCAAACCAATCAGATTGTCATTGATGCACTCTTGCAAAGTTATCAAGGTGTCATTGCTGTTGATAGTGGGCACATTAACTTGCATGAAGCAGGAGCCATTGAATTTACAGGACATAAAGTCTTAACTTTGCCAGGAAAAGCAGGCAAATTACAGGCTCAAACTGTGGCTGATTATGTGCAAAACTTTTATGAAGATGACAGTTATCAACAGATGGTCTTCCCGGGGATGGTATATATTTCTTATCCTACTGAATATGGAACACTTTATTCCAAGCAAGAGTTAACGGATTTGGCAACTGTTTGCCATAAATACCACTTGCCGCTTTATATTGATGGCGCCCGCCTCGGTTATGGATTAATGAGTGCTGCTGCCGATATGACAATTAAAGATATTGCCCAATTAGCTGATGTATTTTATATTGGTGGGACCAAAATCGGAGCTTTATGCGGGGAAGCAGTTGTTTTCACCAAAAATAATGAACCAGAACAATTTTATTCTTTTGTCAAACGACACGGTGCTTTGCTGGCTAAAGGCCGCTTAAATAGTTTGCAGTTTTTGGAACTATTTACGGATAATCTTTATTTTGATATTAGCCAACATGCAGTAGCAATGGCTTTAAAATTAAAACAGGGATTTTTGGATAAAGGTTATCAATTATACATTGATTCTCCTACAAATCAGCAATTTTTCATTATGGATAATCAAAAAGTCCAAGAATTGAGTCAGCAAGTCTTATTCACTCGTTGGGAAAAATATAATGAAAACCAGACGATTATTCGTTTTGTGACTTCTTGGGCCACTCCAGAAAAGGACATTGATCAATTACTTGACTTGATTTAA
- a CDS encoding MarR family winged helix-turn-helix transcriptional regulator gives MKTNINNLGSLIKIANTLIEKELNLRMNKLFAEYNLTGPQVTLLIYLYEAQERPVSQKEVETVFFLSHPTTRSIVKRLTSKKLIISNPSDKDRRQMILQLSKEGNKFISTNITTIYQNMDQINQKITHNLTESNQGQLVANLQQIINNFQD, from the coding sequence TTGAAAACAAATATTAATAATTTAGGTTCTTTAATTAAAATTGCAAATACACTCATTGAAAAAGAGCTTAATTTGCGGATGAATAAACTTTTTGCTGAGTACAATTTAACTGGACCACAAGTAACTTTATTAATTTATCTTTATGAGGCTCAAGAACGCCCAGTTTCGCAAAAAGAAGTCGAAACGGTCTTTTTTCTAAGTCATCCTACTACTCGTAGTATTGTTAAGCGTTTGACCAGTAAAAAACTTATTATCTCTAACCCCTCTGATAAAGATCGCCGCCAAATGATTTTACAGCTTTCAAAAGAGGGCAATAAATTTATTAGTACTAACATTACAACGATTTATCAAAATATGGACCAAATCAACCAAAAAATAACGCACAATTTGACAGAGTCCAATCAAGGGCAATTAGTTGCTAATTTACAGCAAATCATTAATAACTTTCAAGATTAG